The following proteins are encoded in a genomic region of Bosea beijingensis:
- a CDS encoding CaiB/BaiF CoA transferase family protein, translating into MADVRRQGPLSHVRVLDLSRIMAGPWATQILADLGADVIKVERPEAGDDTRAWGPPYLRDEAGNPTSEAGYYLSVNRGKRSITVDITSAKGQDIIRRLAAKSDIVVENYKVGTLKRYGLDYEALNAINPRLIFASVTGFGQSGPRKSAAAYDFAIQAMGGLMSVTGERDGMPGAGPQKVGVPIVDIMTGMYTAVGVLAALVRRNETGKGDNIDLAMLDVQTGFLANQAMNWLVSGRAPVRGGNRHPNIQPQDVFPCADGFIVLAVGNDGQFAKLCEALGEAQWARDPRFATNPARVTNHGLLDPLLRTAFGQLNRDTLIAALDAAGVPCAPINTVPEVFDDPQVKHRGMLRQLPHPLAGKVPQIVSPLNFENEPLSFDRPPPLLGEHTDEILRDIGLAEQA; encoded by the coding sequence CTCCCATGTCCGGGTCCTCGATCTCAGCCGAATCATGGCCGGTCCATGGGCGACCCAAATCCTCGCCGATCTCGGCGCCGACGTGATCAAGGTCGAGCGCCCGGAGGCCGGCGACGACACGCGGGCCTGGGGGCCACCCTATCTCAGGGACGAGGCCGGCAATCCGACCAGCGAAGCCGGCTATTATCTCTCGGTCAATCGCGGGAAGCGCTCGATCACCGTCGATATCACCAGCGCGAAAGGGCAGGACATCATCCGCCGGCTCGCTGCCAAAAGCGACATCGTCGTCGAGAACTACAAGGTCGGGACGCTCAAGCGCTATGGCCTCGATTACGAGGCGCTGAACGCGATCAATCCGCGCCTGATCTTCGCCTCGGTGACCGGTTTCGGGCAGAGCGGCCCGCGCAAATCCGCCGCGGCCTATGATTTCGCGATCCAGGCCATGGGCGGCCTGATGAGCGTCACCGGCGAACGCGACGGCATGCCCGGCGCCGGGCCGCAGAAGGTCGGCGTCCCCATCGTCGACATCATGACCGGCATGTATACCGCGGTCGGCGTGCTGGCAGCGCTCGTCCGGCGCAACGAGACCGGCAAGGGCGACAATATCGATCTCGCCATGCTGGACGTTCAGACCGGCTTCCTCGCCAACCAGGCAATGAACTGGCTGGTTTCGGGCCGCGCGCCGGTGCGCGGCGGCAATCGCCATCCCAATATCCAGCCTCAGGACGTCTTCCCCTGCGCCGACGGCTTCATCGTGCTGGCGGTCGGCAATGACGGGCAGTTCGCCAAGCTCTGCGAGGCCCTGGGCGAGGCGCAATGGGCGCGCGATCCGCGCTTCGCCACCAATCCGGCGCGCGTGACCAACCATGGCTTGCTCGATCCGCTGCTGCGGACGGCTTTCGGCCAGCTCAACCGCGACACGCTCATCGCCGCGCTCGATGCGGCCGGCGTGCCCTGCGCACCGATCAACACGGTGCCGGAGGTGTTCGACGATCCTCAGGTCAAGCACCGCGGCATGCTGCGCCAGTTGCCGCATCCGCTCGCCGGCAAGGTTCCGCAGATCGTGAGCCCGCTGAACTTCGAGAACGAGCCGCTCTCATTCGACCGCCCCCCGCCCTTGCTCGGGGAG